From a single Calothrix sp. NIES-2098 genomic region:
- a CDS encoding NAD(P) transhydrogenase subunit alpha, whose product MKVGIPKEVYPDEHRVAATPETAKRLQKLGFDVLVERNAGRGANFADDAYTQANCQIVPDAPSLWAEADIVLKVRPPQMHPDECKHEADLLHPGSTLISFIWPAQNPDLLQKLVARQSTVLAMDAIPRISRAQKLDALSSMANLAGYRAVIEAANHFGRFFNGQITAAGKVPPAKVMIIGVGVAGLAAIGTAKGLGAIVRAFDTRLVVKEQVESLGAEFLELNFAEDGSGEGGYAKVMSDEFIKAEMELFAEQAKEVDIIITTALIPGKKAPVLITQEMVESMKEGSVIVDLASEQGGNCACTHPGEIYRYKGVTIVGLTDFPSRMAQQASQLYGTNLYHLLEDMGGAKNFQVNLADEVIRGALVVHGGEITYPPPKVEKKVEVTENKTSKSEDKVKEQVPVLATAPASPVPSTAKSGSNLIWLLLVGIALFGIGISAPPEFLSHFIVFVLACFIGWQVIWNVKPALHTPLMSVTNAISGIIIIGGMLQISGGSSSYTTILGAIAILVGTINISGGFLVTQRMLKMFQK is encoded by the coding sequence ATGAAGGTTGGTATTCCAAAGGAAGTTTATCCTGACGAACACCGTGTAGCAGCCACGCCAGAGACAGCCAAACGGTTGCAAAAGCTTGGTTTTGATGTACTGGTTGAGAGAAATGCAGGTCGCGGGGCAAACTTTGCAGATGATGCCTATACCCAAGCCAATTGCCAGATAGTTCCGGATGCGCCAAGTTTATGGGCAGAGGCAGATATTGTACTGAAGGTACGCCCACCCCAAATGCATCCTGATGAATGTAAGCATGAAGCAGATTTGCTGCATCCGGGAAGCACATTAATCAGTTTTATTTGGCCTGCTCAAAATCCCGATTTATTGCAAAAATTGGTAGCGCGTCAATCCACAGTATTAGCGATGGATGCAATCCCGCGTATCAGTCGGGCGCAAAAGCTGGATGCTTTAAGTTCAATGGCGAATCTGGCTGGCTATCGTGCGGTGATTGAAGCTGCAAACCACTTTGGGCGCTTCTTTAACGGTCAAATTACCGCCGCCGGCAAAGTCCCACCAGCCAAGGTGATGATTATTGGCGTGGGTGTCGCAGGATTAGCCGCCATTGGTACAGCTAAAGGATTGGGCGCAATTGTCCGGGCTTTTGATACGCGCTTGGTAGTGAAAGAGCAGGTAGAAAGCTTAGGTGCAGAATTTCTCGAACTCAACTTTGCTGAAGACGGAAGTGGTGAGGGCGGTTACGCCAAGGTGATGAGCGACGAATTCATCAAGGCGGAGATGGAACTGTTTGCAGAGCAAGCTAAAGAAGTTGACATCATCATCACTACAGCCTTGATTCCGGGGAAAAAAGCACCCGTGCTAATTACTCAGGAAATGGTTGAGAGTATGAAAGAAGGTTCGGTAATTGTTGATTTAGCATCCGAACAAGGTGGTAACTGTGCTTGTACTCATCCCGGTGAAATTTACCGTTACAAGGGAGTCACAATAGTTGGTTTAACAGATTTTCCTAGCCGCATGGCGCAACAAGCAAGTCAACTTTACGGCACGAATCTTTACCATTTGCTAGAAGACATGGGAGGAGCAAAGAATTTTCAAGTAAATCTTGCAGATGAAGTAATTAGGGGCGCTTTAGTCGTTCATGGTGGCGAAATAACTTATCCACCGCCAAAGGTAGAGAAAAAAGTAGAGGTGACAGAAAACAAAACTAGCAAAAGTGAAGATAAAGTCAAAGAGCAGGTTCCAGTACTAGCAACTGCGCCAGCTTCCCCAGTTCCCAGTACTGCCAAAAGCGGGAGTAACCTTATTTGGCTTTTGTTAGTTGGTATTGCCTTATTTGGTATTGGAATTAGTGCGCCGCCAGAATTTCTTTCGCATTTCATAGTCTTTGTTCTTGCTTGCTTTATTGGTTGGCAAGTGATTTGGAATGTGAAACCTGCTTTGCACACACCATTGATGAGCGTGACTAACGCCATTAGCGGCATCATCATTATTGGTGGGATGCTGCAAATCTCTGGCGGGTCGAGTTCGTATACTACCATTCTGGGAGCGATCGCAATTCTTGTTGGCACAATTAACATTTCCGGCGGTTTCCTAGTCACCCAACGTATGCTCAAAATGTTCCAAAAATAG
- the pntB gene encoding NAD(P) transhydrogenase beta subunit: MSNNLLTVAYIVASALFILSLGGLSDQETARKGNVYGIVGMVIAFVATALSLDMNAYGILGTVVIPGAVIGAIVASRVAMTSMPELVAILHSFVGAAAVLVGIANYLQETRSLTPVESTIHQIEIFVGVFIGAITFTGSIIAFGKLRGIITSKPVLLPARHFLNLSILVASIWLGSQFIGAEATTGLQPLLIMSAIASVLGIHLVMAIGGADMPVVISMLNSYSGWAAAAAGFMLSNDLLIITGALVGSSGAILSYIMCKAMNRSFISVILGGFGAQTTTTTDSAQPEGKVNSTTVEDTVEILSRAKSVIIVPGYGMAVAQAQHGVSEIVKRLRDRKIKVRFGIHPVAGRMPGHMNVLLAEAKVPYDIVLEMDEINEDFPETDVVLVIGANDTVNPSALENPNSPIAGMPVLEVWKAGTVIVMKRSMASGYAGVENPLFYKPNTLMLFGDAKKNIDATVGKLTELSEESVNLNLAVKPAFST, translated from the coding sequence ATGTCAAATAACTTACTGACAGTAGCGTATATTGTGGCTAGTGCCCTCTTCATTCTCAGTTTAGGGGGACTATCAGACCAGGAAACTGCTCGCAAAGGCAATGTTTACGGCATTGTGGGCATGGTAATTGCCTTTGTCGCCACTGCACTTTCCCTAGATATGAACGCTTACGGCATCTTGGGAACAGTTGTGATTCCCGGAGCCGTAATTGGGGCAATTGTTGCTTCGCGGGTAGCGATGACTTCCATGCCAGAACTAGTGGCAATTTTGCATAGCTTTGTGGGTGCAGCCGCAGTTTTAGTAGGTATTGCCAATTATCTCCAAGAAACGCGATCGCTCACACCTGTAGAATCGACAATTCACCAAATCGAAATTTTTGTTGGTGTATTTATTGGTGCCATCACCTTTACTGGTTCGATTATTGCCTTTGGTAAACTGCGAGGGATCATTACCAGCAAACCCGTACTCCTCCCAGCACGGCACTTTTTGAACTTGTCTATCCTTGTCGCTTCGATATGGCTTGGTAGCCAATTTATCGGTGCAGAGGCAACAACTGGACTGCAACCTTTATTAATCATGTCTGCAATTGCCTCAGTTTTAGGCATTCATCTCGTCATGGCAATTGGTGGCGCTGATATGCCGGTGGTAATTTCCATGCTCAACAGTTACTCTGGATGGGCTGCTGCTGCTGCTGGTTTCATGCTCTCGAATGATTTGCTAATCATTACAGGTGCATTGGTAGGTAGTAGCGGGGCTATCCTCAGCTACATCATGTGCAAAGCCATGAACCGTTCCTTTATCAGCGTCATTTTAGGCGGCTTTGGCGCACAGACAACAACTACAACAGATAGCGCACAGCCAGAAGGTAAAGTTAACTCCACCACAGTTGAAGACACAGTAGAAATTCTCTCCCGTGCCAAGAGTGTAATCATCGTCCCTGGCTATGGTATGGCAGTAGCACAGGCACAACATGGCGTATCAGAGATTGTCAAACGACTGCGCGATCGCAAAATTAAAGTTCGTTTCGGTATTCATCCTGTAGCTGGGCGTATGCCAGGACACATGAACGTACTGTTAGCAGAAGCGAAAGTTCCCTACGACATCGTATTAGAGATGGATGAAATCAATGAGGATTTCCCAGAAACAGATGTAGTATTAGTCATTGGTGCTAATGACACCGTTAACCCCAGCGCCTTAGAAAACCCCAATAGCCCGATTGCCGGAATGCCAGTATTGGAAGTTTGGAAAGCTGGTACTGTAATCGTTATGAAGCGCAGTATGGCGAGTGGCTACGCCGGAGTAGAAAACCCACTATTCTACAAGCCAAATACCCTGATGTTGTTTGGCGATGCTAAGAAGAATATTGATGCTACAGTTGGCAAACTTACCGAGTTGAGCGAAGAAAGCGTCAATCTCAATCTAGCCGTAAAACCCGCATTTTCCACTTAA
- a CDS encoding small GTP-binding protein domain-containing protein has protein sequence MTQDELLLLIDRAVAEGWRELDLSGQKLTKLPGEIGKLQQLESLILGKKVEGYEKVGTHYFEKVSGNNLKTLPFELLGLPNLRKLDISGNPLKNIPNVVTQILNLEELILIRVELTEIPEAIAKLTNLTQLDLSSNQITKIPEVFANLNNLTQLFLTDNKITQIREALAKLTNLTKLSLHNNQISQIPETLANLTNLTQLFLGCNQISEIPETLTNLTNLKELYLFQNQISEIPETLAKLTNLTKLILSNNQISEIPEALAKLTNLKQLDFSDNQISEIPETLAKLTNLSRLDFSGNPITQIPEVLAKLTNLKGLDLSGNQITEIPEALAKLTNLSRLDLSGNQITEIPEALANLNNLRELDLSGNQITEIPEALANLTNLRELELRGNRITQIPLEILNSTDAKEIFNYLRQIRISETRPLHEAKLLLVGQGSVGKTSLIKRLIHNKYDQNQPQTDGLNVQTWNVQVNSKNIRLNVWDFGGQEIYHATHQFFLTKRSLYLLVCNCRTSEEENRIEYWLKLIESFGGQSPVIIVGNKKDEQPLDINRKALREKYPNIQAIIETSCQDNIGIDELRAAIFQQIANLKEVYDFLPLSWFEVKQQLESMPQDFITYNRYIGICHENKIPEEQNQEQLIDLLHRLGLVLNFREHPILKDTNVLKPNWVTEGIYTLLSDEILKTKTKGIFTHADLTRILNPKRYPTQRHGYLTGLMKEFELCFALECQQPQFLIAGLLPKDQPDETELEGETLEFQYHYKVLPESIISRFIVITHEKIHNQIYWRSGVMLRYQEHNEIYNIARIKADPEDKKIFITISGRKETRRLFLGILRDVFNKIHKSLPNLEITEWVPVPGYPNHPPLDYQELLGLEAMGESTVPIGKLKLKLDLRQLLDGYESLEARRKSQKAEPESGFTIVNQIYNNNHGEFKPMTQNTNNFQNPNIANFANEVKDNASQQASNFNQTSGANINEILQLISNLRQTAAQFPPEIRDDITIDNKITNIDRVINDIEVEIQKPEKERNTPELRKRLTALLTAATVAAAPIAGMTDFANNVMEIGSKLNIELKLPPVK, from the coding sequence ATGACGCAGGATGAGTTATTGCTACTGATAGATCGCGCCGTGGCTGAGGGTTGGCGAGAGTTAGACTTGTCGGGACAAAAGTTGACTAAGTTACCTGGGGAAATTGGTAAGTTACAGCAGCTTGAGTCTTTGATTTTGGGTAAGAAGGTTGAAGGTTATGAAAAAGTAGGAACCCACTATTTTGAAAAAGTTTCAGGCAACAATTTAAAAACCCTTCCATTTGAACTATTGGGTTTGCCTAATTTGCGTAAGTTGGATATTAGTGGCAATCCTTTAAAGAATATTCCTAATGTAGTAACGCAAATACTAAATTTAGAGGAACTTATCTTAATTCGAGTAGAGCTAACTGAGATACCAGAGGCCATCGCTAAATTAACCAATCTGACGCAGCTTGACCTTAGTAGCAACCAAATTACCAAGATTCCAGAGGTGTTCGCTAATTTAAATAATCTGACGCAGCTTTTCCTCACTGATAACAAAATTACCCAAATTCGAGAGGCGCTCGCTAAATTAACTAATCTGACAAAGCTTTCCCTCCATAACAACCAAATTAGCCAGATACCAGAGACTCTCGCTAACTTAACCAATCTGACGCAGCTTTTCCTTGGTTGTAACCAAATTAGCGAGATCCCAGAGACTCTCACTAACTTAACCAATCTGAAAGAGCTTTACCTCTTTCAAAACCAAATTAGCGAGATCCCAGAGACTCTTGCTAAATTAACCAATCTAACCAAGCTTATCCTCAGTAACAACCAAATTAGCGAGATCCCAGAGGCACTCGCTAAATTAACCAATCTGAAGCAGCTTGATTTCAGTGACAACCAAATTAGCGAGATCCCAGAGACGCTCGCTAAATTAACCAATCTGAGTCGGCTTGACTTTAGTGGCAACCCAATAACCCAAATACCAGAGGTGCTCGCTAAATTAACCAATCTGAAGGGGCTTGACCTTAGTGGCAACCAAATAACCGAGATACCAGAGGCGCTCGCTAAATTAACCAATCTGAGTCGGCTTGATCTTAGTGGCAACCAAATAACCGAGATACCAGAGGCGCTCGCTAATTTAAACAATCTGAGGGAGCTTGACCTCAGTGGCAACCAAATAACCGAGATACCAGAGGCGCTTGCTAATTTAACCAATCTGAGGGAGCTTGAACTGCGTGGTAACCGAATTACCCAGATACCATTAGAAATTCTAAATTCAACAGATGCAAAAGAAATTTTTAATTACTTGAGGCAAATTCGCATCAGTGAAACTCGACCATTACACGAAGCCAAACTCTTGCTCGTCGGACAAGGTAGCGTCGGTAAAACATCCCTCATCAAGCGACTAATTCACAATAAATACGATCAAAATCAACCCCAAACTGACGGACTAAATGTACAAACTTGGAACGTGCAGGTCAATAGCAAAAACATCCGCCTCAATGTTTGGGATTTTGGCGGACAAGAAATTTATCATGCCACCCATCAGTTTTTTCTGACTAAGCGCAGCCTCTATCTCCTAGTGTGTAATTGTCGCACCAGTGAAGAAGAAAACCGCATTGAATATTGGCTGAAACTCATCGAAAGCTTCGGCGGACAGTCTCCCGTGATTATCGTTGGCAACAAAAAAGACGAACAACCCCTCGACATCAACCGCAAGGCATTACGCGAAAAATATCCTAACATTCAAGCCATTATCGAAACTTCCTGCCAAGATAATATCGGCATTGATGAACTTCGCGCCGCTATTTTCCAGCAAATCGCCAACCTCAAAGAAGTATACGACTTTCTACCCCTTTCATGGTTTGAGGTTAAACAACAACTCGAATCCATGCCCCAAGACTTCATCACCTACAACCGCTACATCGGCATCTGCCACGAAAACAAGATTCCTGAAGAACAAAACCAAGAGCAACTGATCGACCTGCTGCATCGACTCGGCTTAGTTCTCAACTTCCGTGAGCATCCCATCCTCAAAGATACCAACGTTCTCAAACCCAACTGGGTGACAGAAGGCATTTACACGCTCCTGAGCGATGAAATTCTCAAAACTAAAACCAAAGGCATCTTCACACACGCCGATCTCACCCGCATTCTCAATCCAAAACGTTACCCCACCCAGCGCCACGGCTATCTGACTGGGCTGATGAAAGAATTTGAGCTTTGCTTTGCCCTAGAATGTCAGCAACCACAATTTCTGATTGCAGGACTTCTGCCCAAAGACCAACCAGACGAAACAGAACTAGAAGGCGAAACCCTAGAATTTCAATACCATTACAAAGTTCTCCCCGAAAGCATCATCTCCCGCTTCATCGTCATCACCCACGAAAAAATTCATAACCAAATCTATTGGCGCAGTGGCGTCATGTTGCGATATCAAGAACACAACGAAATCTACAACATTGCTCGCATCAAAGCCGATCCCGAAGACAAAAAAATCTTCATCACCATTAGCGGACGCAAAGAAACCCGTCGCTTATTTCTCGGCATCCTCCGCGATGTCTTCAACAAAATCCACAAAAGTCTCCCCAATCTCGAAATCACCGAATGGGTTCCTGTCCCTGGCTATCCCAATCATCCCCCCCTCGACTACCAAGAACTTCTGGGACTTGAGGCAATGGGTGAAAGCACAGTCCCCATCGGCAAATTAAAATTAAAACTTGATTTACGTCAACTTTTAGACGGCTACGAATCACTAGAAGCGCGTCGAAAATCACAAAAAGCCGAACCAGAAAGCGGCTTTACAATTGTCAACCAGATTTACAATAACAACCACGGAGAATTTAAACCCATGACACAAAACACAAACAACTTTCAAAATCCAAACATAGCCAACTTTGCCAACGAAGTCAAAGACAACGCTAGTCAGCAAGCCTCTAACTTCAATCAAACAAGCGGTGCAAACATCAACGAAATTCTACAACTAATCAGCAACCTGCGCCAAACTGCCGCCCAATTCCCGCCCGAAATCCGCGACGACATAACTATTGATAATAAAATCACCAATATTGATCGTGTAATTAATGATATAGAAGTAGAAATTCAAAAGCCTGAAAAAGAACGCAATACACCCGAACTCAGAAAGCGTCTAACAGCTTTACTAACTGCTGCTACTGTAGCTGCTGCACCAATTGCAGGTATGACAGATTTTGCAAACAATGTTATGGAAATAGGAAGCAAATTAAACATCGAACTCAAGCTTCCCCCTGTTAAATAG
- a CDS encoding TPR domain protein — MKNKTAKSDFFTYLKPKFKFYSLICLLSVVLLSDSVRAKTTAKQTQVAQQSTTNQQDATHSPAAKAYEEGMALYQQGTAESLKQALEKWQQALILWQKAGDQKWQATTLNNIGAVYDDSGDKQKALEYYNSALTLRRAVGDKGGEANSLTNIGGVYLDLGEKQKALEYFNNALPLRRAAGDKDGEALTLNNIGALYDNSGEEQKALEYYNNALSLRRAIGNKRGEANTLTNIAGVYDDLGEKQKALEYYNNALSLRRAMGDKRGEASTLTYIGGVYNDLGEKQKALEYYNSALPLVRTFGDKEGEADTLTNIGQIYSNLGEKQKALEYFNSALPMYRAVGDRRREALTLNNIGAVYSDLGEKQKALEYFNNTLSLRRAVGDRRGEANTLTYIGLVYSDLGEKQKALEYFNSALPIQRAVSDKGGEANVLTNIGLVYNDLGEKQKALEYFNSALPIQRAVSDKGGEAVTLANIGIVYADLGEKQKALEYNNSALSLLRTVGDKLGEAATLNNIGAVYNNLGEKQKALECYKSALLLRRAVGDRRGEASTLSNIGLVYSDLGEKQKALEYYNSALPLRRAVGDRRGEAITLNNIGGVYDTLGEKQKALEYYNSALPLQRAVGDRRGEATTLTGIGYVYDTLGKKQKALEYYNSALTLRRAVGDRRGEAITLNNIGYLYDGLGKKQKALEYYNSALPLSRAVGDRSGETSTLDNIAYLERSRGNLQAARTNVEAAIKIIEELRTKIDSKELRSSYFATKQNLYKFYIDLLMELHKKDPSLGYDALALHYSERSRARSLIELLNEAHAKILKGANPELVAQERNLQQQIDAKDTLRRDLQTSASNNAPKTQESIQKLTTEITNLLAQYQEIQAKIRTTSPAYAKLTNPDPEKDILKLPQIQQQLDKDTLLLQYSLGDEHSYLWAVTPTSMQAYPLPPRKEIEEVATKFHSSLQAGITSDLSISRAKKLTQLILAPVADKLAQKRLVIVADGALQTIPFAALADVSANKYQPLMVNHEIVNLPSASTIALQRQQLAKRQPAPKALAILADPVYSATDERVTAKPEKSSLGSNLELERSALERSARSLKRNGWDRLKNTATEAKEILKLIPAASNLEALNFDANYNTATSSALSQFRILHFATHGFVNSDQPELSGIVLSLVDKQGNPISGYLRLEDLFNQDYPAELIVLSACETGLGKNVNGEGLVGLTRGLMYAGAARVVVSLWQVSDEGTSVLMQEFYKQMLQQGKTPAQALRAAQSKLWQEGRSPYEWAAFTLQGEWR; from the coding sequence ATGAAGAATAAAACCGCAAAAAGCGATTTTTTCACATATCTAAAACCCAAATTTAAGTTTTACAGTTTAATCTGCTTGCTGAGTGTGGTTCTATTATCCGACTCAGTGAGAGCAAAAACTACAGCCAAACAGACGCAAGTTGCACAGCAGTCAACTACAAACCAGCAAGATGCAACTCACAGTCCAGCAGCAAAAGCCTATGAAGAAGGGATGGCGCTCTATCAACAAGGTACAGCAGAATCACTGAAGCAGGCGCTAGAAAAATGGCAACAAGCGTTAATTTTGTGGCAAAAAGCAGGGGATCAAAAATGGCAAGCTACTACGTTGAATAATATCGGTGCAGTTTACGACGACTCAGGGGACAAGCAAAAAGCTTTGGAATATTACAACAGTGCGCTCACACTGCGGCGTGCGGTGGGCGACAAGGGTGGCGAAGCTAATTCTTTAACCAATATCGGCGGGGTCTACTTAGATTTAGGGGAAAAGCAAAAAGCTTTAGAATATTTCAACAATGCACTCCCACTACGGCGTGCGGCGGGTGACAAGGATGGCGAAGCTCTTACTCTCAATAATATCGGCGCACTTTACGACAATTCGGGGGAAGAGCAAAAAGCTTTGGAATATTACAACAATGCACTCTCACTGCGGCGTGCGATCGGCAATAAGAGAGGGGAAGCTAATACCTTAACTAATATCGCAGGAGTTTACGACGATTTAGGGGAAAAGCAAAAAGCTTTGGAATATTACAACAATGCACTCTCACTGCGGCGTGCGATGGGCGACAAGAGAGGGGAAGCTAGTACCTTAACTTATATCGGTGGAGTTTACAACGATTTAGGGGAAAAACAAAAAGCTTTGGAATATTACAACAGTGCTCTTCCACTGGTGCGTACATTTGGTGACAAGGAAGGGGAAGCTGATACCTTAACTAATATCGGGCAAATTTACTCAAATTTAGGAGAAAAGCAAAAAGCTTTGGAATATTTCAACAGTGCTCTTCCAATGTATCGTGCGGTGGGCGACAGGCGTAGAGAAGCTCTTACTCTCAATAATATCGGTGCAGTTTACTCCGATTTAGGGGAAAAGCAAAAAGCTTTGGAATATTTCAACAATACACTTTCACTGCGGCGTGCAGTCGGTGACAGACGTGGGGAGGCTAATACGTTAACTTATATCGGCTTAGTTTACTCAGATTTAGGGGAAAAGCAAAAAGCTTTGGAATATTTCAACTCTGCTCTCCCAATCCAGCGTGCAGTGAGCGACAAGGGTGGCGAAGCTAATGTCTTAACTAATATTGGGCTAGTTTACAACGATTTAGGGGAAAAGCAAAAAGCTTTAGAATATTTTAACTCTGCTCTCCCAATCCAGCGTGCGGTGAGCGACAAGGGTGGCGAAGCTGTTACCTTAGCTAATATCGGGATAGTTTATGCAGATTTAGGGGAAAAGCAAAAAGCTTTAGAATACAACAACAGTGCACTCTCACTACTGCGGACAGTAGGTGACAAACTTGGGGAAGCTGCCACTTTAAATAATATCGGTGCAGTTTACAACAATTTAGGAGAAAAGCAGAAGGCTTTGGAATGTTACAAAAGTGCACTTTTACTGCGACGTGCAGTGGGCGATAGACGTGGCGAAGCTTCTACGTTGAGTAATATTGGGCTAGTTTACTCAGATTTAGGGGAAAAACAGAAAGCTTTGGAATATTACAACTCTGCACTCCCACTAAGGCGTGCAGTGGGCGATAGACGTGGCGAAGCTATTACCCTAAATAACATCGGGGGAGTTTATGACACTTTAGGGGAAAAGCAGAAAGCTTTGGAATATTACAACTCTGCACTCCCATTGCAGCGCGCAGTGGGCGATAGACGTGGCGAAGCTACTACATTGACTGGTATCGGTTATGTTTACGACACTTTAGGGAAAAAGCAGAAAGCTTTAGAATATTACAACAGTGCGCTCACACTGCGGCGTGCTGTGGGCGATAGACGTGGCGAAGCTATTACGTTGAATAATATCGGCTATCTTTATGACGGTTTAGGGAAAAAGCAGAAAGCTTTGGAATATTACAACTCTGCTCTCCCGTTGTCTCGCGCGGTGGGTGACAGGAGTGGGGAAACTAGTACTCTTGATAATATCGCTTACTTAGAACGCAGTCGTGGTAACTTACAAGCAGCTCGCACCAATGTAGAAGCAGCTATCAAAATTATCGAAGAATTACGCACCAAAATTGACAGCAAAGAACTGCGGAGTTCTTACTTCGCTACCAAGCAGAATCTTTACAAATTCTACATCGACTTGCTGATGGAACTGCACAAAAAAGACCCATCCCTTGGATACGATGCATTAGCTCTGCACTACAGCGAACGCTCCCGCGCTCGCAGTCTCATCGAGTTGTTAAACGAAGCTCATGCCAAAATTCTTAAAGGCGCAAACCCGGAACTAGTAGCACAAGAACGTAATTTACAACAGCAAATTGATGCTAAAGATACACTGCGGCGCGATTTACAAACATCAGCAAGTAATAACGCTCCAAAAACTCAAGAATCTATTCAAAAACTCACTACAGAAATTACAAATCTCCTGGCACAATACCAAGAAATACAAGCAAAAATTCGTACTACCAGTCCAGCATATGCAAAATTGACCAATCCAGACCCCGAAAAAGACATTCTCAAATTACCCCAAATTCAGCAACAACTCGATAAAGACACTTTACTGTTGCAGTATTCCTTGGGAGATGAACATAGTTATTTGTGGGCTGTCACTCCCACATCAATGCAAGCTTACCCACTCCCGCCACGCAAAGAGATAGAAGAAGTTGCCACAAAATTTCATTCAAGTTTACAAGCAGGAATAACTAGCGATTTATCCATTTCTCGGGCAAAAAAACTTACTCAACTCATCCTTGCACCTGTTGCCGATAAACTAGCCCAAAAGCGTTTAGTAATTGTTGCTGATGGTGCATTGCAAACCATTCCTTTTGCAGCGTTGGCTGACGTAAGTGCAAATAAATACCAACCATTAATGGTAAATCATGAAATTGTGAATTTACCCTCAGCCTCAACTATTGCCTTGCAACGCCAACAACTCGCCAAGCGCCAACCAGCACCGAAAGCTTTAGCTATCCTCGCCGATCCAGTATATAGTGCTACTGATGAGCGAGTGACAGCTAAACCCGAAAAATCCTCACTTGGTTCTAACCTTGAACTCGAACGTTCTGCACTGGAGCGTTCTGCCAGGAGCCTAAAACGCAATGGTTGGGATAGGTTAAAAAATACTGCAACAGAAGCCAAAGAAATTTTAAAACTGATACCAGCAGCCAGCAACTTAGAAGCTTTAAATTTTGATGCTAATTACAATACCGCAACCAGCAGCGCCTTAAGTCAATTTCGCATCTTACATTTTGCTACTCACGGTTTTGTTAACTCTGACCAACCAGAGCTATCAGGGATTGTACTGTCATTAGTTGATAAACAAGGAAATCCCATTAGTGGCTACTTGCGCTTGGAAGATTTGTTTAACCAAGATTATCCAGCCGAGTTAATTGTCTTGAGTGCTTGCGAAACTGGACTGGGTAAAAACGTCAACGGTGAAGGATTAGTAGGATTGACACGCGGGTTAATGTATGCAGGCGCAGCGAGGGTTGTGGTGTCACTGTGGCAAGTTAGCGACGAAGGTACATCAGTATTGATGCAGGAATTTTACAAACAAATGTTGCAGCAAGGTAAAACTCCAGCCCAAGCTTTGCGTGCAGCCCAAAGCAAGTTATGGCAAGAGGGGCGCAGCCCTTATGAATGGGCGGCTTTTACGTTGCAGGGCGAATGGCGCTAG
- the recR gene encoding recombination protein RecR, producing the protein MQRLPGVGPKSAQRLALHILKRPETEVEALAQALIDAKKQVGLCSVCFHLSAEPVCEICRNPSRDINTICVVADSRDVIALEKTREFKGKYHVLGGVISPMDGIGPEQLTVQALVRRVSQQKPQEVILAISPSVEGETTTLYIGQLLKPFTKVTRIAFGLPVGGDLEYADEVTLARALEGRRELD; encoded by the coding sequence TTGCAACGCCTACCGGGAGTTGGGCCGAAGTCAGCCCAGCGATTGGCTTTGCATATTTTGAAGCGACCAGAAACAGAAGTAGAGGCTTTGGCACAAGCTCTGATTGATGCTAAAAAACAGGTGGGCTTGTGTTCTGTCTGCTTTCATTTATCTGCGGAACCAGTTTGTGAAATCTGCCGCAATCCTAGCCGCGATATCAATACTATATGTGTGGTGGCAGATTCGCGGGATGTGATTGCGCTGGAAAAAACCCGCGAGTTCAAAGGTAAGTATCATGTTTTGGGTGGGGTGATTTCGCCAATGGATGGTATTGGCCCGGAACAGTTGACTGTTCAAGCTTTAGTGCGGCGGGTGAGTCAACAAAAACCCCAGGAAGTAATTTTGGCAATTAGTCCCAGTGTCGAGGGGGAAACGACGACATTATATATTGGTCAGCTATTGAAACCATTTACCAAGGTGACGCGGATTGCTTTTGGTTTACCTGTGGGTGGAGATTTGGAATACGCTGACGAGGTGACATTAGCTAGGGCTTTGGAAGGGCGGCGAGAGTTGGATTAG